The following are encoded in a window of Castanea sativa cultivar Marrone di Chiusa Pesio chromosome 9, ASM4071231v1 genomic DNA:
- the LOC142610547 gene encoding U11/U12 small nuclear ribonucleoprotein 65 kDa protein produces MMMMMMQQPQQQLGFEAIASKPSDSEAMITLLIRHLPEAIPHDTLSRLFSHYGASSVRPCSSPRLRNCAFLDFNNEALAYQAQRQLNGLRFLGKVLSVERASSNKPNLDNKLQSSEARNDNDFVPPSSVVKDATLTKDKTQRSIPSAEPIAPRLGVDYPFPPYLEYAYPPPDGNILTNIVNALIAVPRFYTQVLHLMNKMNIPAPFRMALPTPPLPPLVPALPPPPPPPPVSAKPHAADLSSDESEMESSDEEIDVRAYSVGASAVKKSGRKRLRQEAIVGPAVDKDVAYEAIGVKPATLVPKEIPMIKKKNPVLQIKIAPKVIQNEHRDESTAEELEEPDKEGSDIKSYATPEELESGKLPPEEILSLPMFKNYAAGNPASVLYIKNLAKDVIAEDFYFIFGSLFGSIDAAKSGLSIKLMQEGRMRGQAFVTFPSAEVAHRALNLVNGYVFKGKPMIIQFGRNPAATKAN; encoded by the exons atgatgatgatgatgatgcagcAGCCGCAGCAACAGTTGGGGTTTGAAGCAATAGCATCAAAACCCTCAGACTCAGAAGCAATGATTACCCTTTTGATTCGTCACCTTCCTGAAGCTATTCCTCATGATACCCTCTCCAGACTCTTCTCCCACTATGGTGCTTCTTCAGTCCGACCTTGCTCTTCTCCAag ATTGAGAAACTGTGCGTTTCTGGATTTCAACAATGAAGCATTGGCTTACCAGGCTCAACGTCAGTTAAATgg GTTGAGGTTTCTTGGTAAAGTGTTATCAGTGGAGAGAGCTAGTAGTAATAAGCCAAACCTTGATAACAAACTTCAATCAAGTGAAGCTCGAAATGACAATGATTTTGTACCACCATCATCTGTGGTCAAGGATGCTACTCTCACCAAAGATAAGACTCAACGTTCAATACCTTCTGCTGAACCCATTGCCCCAAGGCTTGGTGTCGACTATCCATTCCCTCCTTACCTTGA GTATGCTTACCCTCCACCAGATGGAAATATACTTACCAACATTGTAAACGCTCTTATTGCCGTTCCTCGCTTTTATACACAG GTGTTGCACTTGATGAACAAAATGAATATCCCAGCTCCGTTTCGTATGGCTCTCCCCACTCCACCCCTTCCTCCTTTGGTACCTGcactgccaccaccaccaccaccacctcctgtATCTGCAAAGCCTCATGCAGCAGATCTGTCCAGTGATGAGTCAGAAATGGAATCTTCAGATGAG GAAATTGATGTGAGAGCCTATTCTGTTGGAGCTTCAGCAGTAAAAAAATCTGGTCGAAAGCGTCTCAGGCAAGAAGCAATTGTGGGCCCTGCAGTTGATAAAGATGTCGCTTATGAGGCTATTGGAGTCAAACCTGCGACCTTGGTTCCAAAAGAAATTCCaatgattaaaaagaagaacccTGTGTTACAG ATCAAAATTGCTCCAAAAGTGATTCAGAATGAACATAGGGATGAAAGCACAGCAGAAGAATTAGAGGAGCCTGACAAAGAAGGTTCAGATATTAAATCCTATGCAACCCCAGAAGAATTAGAGAGTGGAAAGTTGCCTCCAGAGGAAATTTTATCGCTGCCAATGTTTAAG AATTATGCAGCTGGGAATCCTGCGTCAGTGTTGTATATAAAGAACTTAGCAAAGGATGTGATTGCTGAAGACTTCTACTTCATATTTG GATCATTATTTGGAAGCATTGATGCAGCTAAATCTGGTCTTAGCATAAAGCTTATGCAG GAAGGAAGAATGAGAGGTCAAGCTTTTGTGACATTTCCATCAGCTGAAGTTGCCCATCGTGCATTG AATCTAGTCAATGGATATGTCTTCAAAGGCAAGCCAATGATAATCCAGTTTGGTCGGAATCCAGCAGCTACAAAAGCAAACTAA
- the LOC142610968 gene encoding uncharacterized protein LOC142610968, translating into MLQVQLQLHLPHLSTSLTSITYPRFNHHDRTFHHHRLRLSTQLLHTPPSYRSTLTPRTHNLILSHIASCTAHNANTVAEDFDVNFQHQKSQQVEQQQEGTHEKNFWGAVSLIIGTAVGPGMLSLPAATIKSGSFPSAIVILLSWLYVVSSIILVAELSFAAMEEDGVEEVSFTSLATKTLGSRFGTFVAIVYASLSFSLLVACVSGIGSLVSQWFPCMNLVMAHALFPLAVGTVILFFPFKAIDAANRFLCVIMLFSITALVAIGLSVARKDLVGSFGYASWGLSSILPAIPVTVLTLGFHVVTPFICKIAGNTVKEARKAILVGGAVPLVMVLSWNLIVLGLAGTNRADPISLLLSVNPSALPAVQGFAFTALATSLIGYAVSFPKQLIDTLKLIFGKVNSGKQISSNSQMGSNADGIGRVGIVVYSGRPNLGNVGKVSYIGSGCIAASEAELKPSMIGFDSFKIFEMIIVLGAPVLIASFFRSTFTRALDFAGVYANCFLFGILPPAMAYIQQSRKKLRSSILLGGDGTLLLLFSIVVILGIWH; encoded by the exons atgctTCAGGTTCAGCTACAGCTACATCTTCCCCACCTTTCCACCAGTTTAACCTCAATCACATATCCAAGATTCAACCACCATGACAGAACCTTTCATCATCATAGGCTTAGGCTTAGCACACAACTTCTTCATACACCACCTAGTTACAGGTCTACTCTAACCCCCAGAACCCACAATCTCATTCTCAGCCACATTGCAAGCTGCACAGCTCACAATGCTAATACTGTTGCAGAAGATTTTGATGTTAACTTCCAGCATCAAAAATCTCAACAGGTTGAACAACAACAAGAAGGTACTCACGAAAAGAATTTCTGGGGTGCTGTTAGTTTGATTATTGGCACAGCAGTTGGGCCAGGAATGCTGAGTTTGCCTGCTGCTACCATTAAATCAGGTTCATTTCCCTCCGCCATTGTCATTCTCCTCTCATGGCTCTATGTGGTCTCCTCAATCATTCTTGTTGCCGAACTCAGCTTTGCAGCCATGGAAGAAGATGGGGTTGAAGAGGTGAGCTTTACTAGTCTTGCAACAAAGACTTTAGGAAGCCGTTTCGGTACTTTTGTTGCAATTGTCTATGCCTCCTTGAGTTTTTCATTGTTAGTAGCTTGTGTTTCGGGTATTGGTTCACTTGTGTCTCAGTGGTTTCCATGTATGAATCTTGTAATGGCTCATGCCTTGTTTCCTCTAGCTGTTGGAACTGtgattcttttctttccctttaaGGCCATCGATGCTGCAAATCGTTTTTTATGTGTCATCATGCTTTTTTCCATTACTGCACTTGTGGCTATAGGTTTATCTGTGGCTAGAAAGGACTTAGTAGGTTCCTTTGGTTATGCTTCGTGGGGGCTCTCGTCAATTTTGCCTGCTATACCTGTTACTGTACTCACATTGGGGTTTCATGTTGTCACTCCTTTCATATGTAAGATTGCTGGGAACACTGTAAAGGAGGCTCGCAAGGCTATACTAGTTGGTGGGGCTGTTCCACTAGTCATGGTTTTGTCCTGGAATTTGATTGTTTTGGGACTTGCTGGGACCAACAGAGCAGACCCAATATCCCTTTTGCTTTCTGTTAACCCCTCTGCTTTACCTGCAGTTCAAGGCTTTGCCTTCACTGCCTTGGCGACTAGTTTGATTGGATATGCTGTAAGCTTCCCAAAACAGCTTATTGATACCTTGAAGTTGATTTTTGGGAAAGTCAACTCAGGAAAACAGATTAGCTCTAACTCACAGATGGGTTCTAATGCGGATGGAATTGGGAGAGTTGGTATTGTTGTTTATTCAGGAAGGCCTAACCTTGGAAATGTAGGGAAGGTTTCTTATATAGGTTCAGGTTGTATTGCTGCATCAGAAGCTGAATTGAAACCAAGCATGATTGGATTTGATTCATTCAAGATCTTCGAGATGATAATTGTACTTGGTGCTCCAGTTCTTATAGCATCTTTCTTCCGTTCCACATTTACAAGAGCTCTTGATTTTGCAGGGGTTTATGCTAATTGTTTTCTGTTTGGCATACTCCCTCCTGCAATGGCTTACATACAGCAATCTAGGAAAAAACTCAG GTCATCTATCTTGCTAGGGGGAGATGGTACACTTCTTTTACTTTTCAGCATTGTTGTCATTTTGGGGATTTGGCATTAG